The genomic region TGCGGTCTGGGGCGTGCCGGGCTGTGCCAACGCGGTGCTGCAGCAACAGTATCTGCGTCGCGACTGGGGCTTTCAGGGCTATGTGGTCTCCGACTGCGGGGCAGCGGCGAACATCTATCGCAAGGACGCGCTGCACTACACCAACACCGCTCCGGAAGGTGTCGCAGCCGGCTTCGAGAACGGCATGGACCTGATCTGCGGCGACTATCGCAACGGCATGACGACCGATCCGGAGAACATCGTCGCGGCCGTCAGGGCGGGGCATATGAGCGAGGCGACCGTGGATCGGTCGCTCCAGCGCCTGTTCGAGGCGCGCATCCGGCTCGGCCTGTTCGACCCGCAGCTGCCGTTCCCGGCCATCACGGCGAAGGACTACGACACGCCCGCGCATCGCGCCAAGTCGCGCGAGATGGCCGAGGCGTCGATGGTGCTGCTGAAGAACCAGGGCAACCTGCTGCCGTTCAAGAGCGCGCCGCGCACGATCGCCGTCATCGGGCCCAACGCCGACAGCTTCGATACGCTGGTGGGCAATTACTACGGCACGCCGTCCCGGCCGGTGACGGTGCTCGACGGCATCCGCGCGCGCTATCCCAACGCGCGGATCCTCCATGCGCAGGGCGTCGGCCTCATTGGGCCGGCAGAAGCGCCGGTGCCGGACACGGCTTTCCGGGGGCTCCGAGTCCAGCATTACGCCAACCGCGACTTGCAGGGGGCGCCGAACGCCACGGAAGCCGCGACCAACGCACGGGTGGAGTGGAGCGGCGACCGCGAAAGCTCCGCACGCTGGACGGGCACGCTGGTGGCCCCGGAAACCGGCGAGTATCGCTTCCGCTTCTCCAGCGAGAACGGCTACCGCGTCTGGATCGACAACAAGCTGGTCGTGGACGAGTGGGGCGTGGGCGACGCGCCCTCGATCCTCTCGGGATCCATCCGCCTGAAGCGGGGCAAGAGCTACGCCGTCCGTATCGAGGGTTTCCAGCGCGGCGCGCGCGGCCAGCAGCAGCTTCTCTGGAGCCTGCCGAGCGCCAATGGCGACGATGCGGTCGCAGCCGCAAGCCAAGCTGACGTCGTCATCTTCGCAGGCGGCCTTTCCGCCCGCATCGAGGGCGAGGAGATGAAGGTTCAGGCGAAAGGCTTCGCCGGCGGTGATCGCACCAGCCTCGACCTGCCCGAGCCCCAGCAAAAGCTGCTCGAACGGGTCCATGCCACCGGCAAGCCCGTCGTCCTGGTGCTGATGAACGGATCGGCGCTGAGCGTGAACTGGGCCGACAAGAACATCCCGGCAATCGTCGAGGCCTGGTATCCAGGTGGCGAGGGCGGCCATGCCCTCGCCGGCCTTCTCGCCGGAGACTATAGCCCGGCCGGACGCCTCCCGGTCACCTTCTACAAGTCCGCCGACGATCTGCCCGCGTTTGACGATTACGCGATGAAGGGGCGGACCTACCGCTATTTCGACGGGGAGGTTCTCTACCCCTTCGGCCACGGCCTTTCCTACACCGACTTCGCCTATCGGAATG from Sphingomonas sp. JUb134 harbors:
- a CDS encoding glycoside hydrolase family 3 C-terminal domain-containing protein is translated as MATAQSAPSELRYRNPQLPPAERARDLVSRMSLEEKALQLGHDAPALPRLGIPKYNWWNEGLHGVARAGIATVFPQAIGMAATWDVDRMRDTADVISTEFRAKYLERRHPDGGSDFYRGLTVWSPNLNIFRDPRWGRGQETYGEDPYLTGQIGTAFIRGLQGDDLKYFKTIATSKHFAVHSGPESNRHREDVYPSLHDLEDTYLPAFRTTVTEGKVASIMCVYNAVWGVPGCANAVLQQQYLRRDWGFQGYVVSDCGAAANIYRKDALHYTNTAPEGVAAGFENGMDLICGDYRNGMTTDPENIVAAVRAGHMSEATVDRSLQRLFEARIRLGLFDPQLPFPAITAKDYDTPAHRAKSREMAEASMVLLKNQGNLLPFKSAPRTIAVIGPNADSFDTLVGNYYGTPSRPVTVLDGIRARYPNARILHAQGVGLIGPAEAPVPDTAFRGLRVQHYANRDLQGAPNATEAATNARVEWSGDRESSARWTGTLVAPETGEYRFRFSSENGYRVWIDNKLVVDEWGVGDAPSILSGSIRLKRGKSYAVRIEGFQRGARGQQQLLWSLPSANGDDAVAAASQADVVIFAGGLSARIEGEEMKVQAKGFAGGDRTSLDLPEPQQKLLERVHATGKPVVLVLMNGSALSVNWADKNIPAIVEAWYPGGEGGHALAGLLAGDYSPAGRLPVTFYKSADDLPAFDDYAMKGRTYRYFDGEVLYPFGHGLSYTDFAYRNARVSDKTIQADGSVTVSVDVTNAGGMDGDEVVQLYVAHPGKDGAAIRTLQGFERVHLKKGETRTVRFALKDRQLSYVDPQGRRRISTGQVDLWVGGGQPASWPGHTPAAGAAASFAISGEKLLPR